The Labrus bergylta chromosome 15, fLabBer1.1, whole genome shotgun sequence genome includes a region encoding these proteins:
- the actr10 gene encoding actin-related protein 10 encodes MPLFDGLGSGGEKTAIVIDLGAAYTKCGFAGETGPRFIIPSEIRKPGQQQATKVVQYNINTEELYVILKEFIHLLYFRHLLVNPRDRRVVIIESILCPSHFRETLTKVFFKQFEVPSVLFAPSHLMAIMTLGINSALVMDCGHTETLVLPVYECTPILPAWEALPLGGKAIHKELDALLVEQCTVDTDTTTGQSVPAAIGTIPEETVEDIKVRTCFVSDLQRGLKIQEAKFNLDGTAERPAPPPDVDYPLDGEKILHVKGSIRDSVMEILFEQDNEEKSVASLILDALVKCPIDARKVLSENLVVIGGTAMLPGFMHRLLAELRLLVEKPKYSDVLASKSLRIHAPPAKPNCTAWLGGAIFGALQDILGSRSVSRDYYNQTGRIPDWCCLSSPPPESLYEAGKTPPPLMKRAFSTEK; translated from the exons ATGCGGCTTTGCAGGGGAAACTGGGCCCAGGTTCATAATTCCGAGCGAGATCCGGAAACCGGGACAGCAACAG GCCACCAAAGTGGTTCAGTACAACATCAACACAGAAGAACTTTATGTCATCCTCAAAGAGTTCATCCATTTGCTGTACTTCAG GCACCTGCTAGTGAACCCTCGAGACAGAAGAGTGGTCATCATCGAGTCCATCCTCTGCCCGTCTCACTTCAGAGAGACGCTCACCAAAGTTTTCTTCAAACAGTTTGAG GTTCCCTCTGTGCTGTTTGCCCCGAGTCATCTCATGGCCATCATGACGTTGGGAATCAACTCTGCTCTGGTGATGGACTGTGGACACACAGAGACGCTGGTGTTACCT GTTTATGAGTGCACTCCTATACTGCCAGCTTGGGAAGCTTTGCCTTTAGGTGGAAAAGCAATCCATAA agAGTTAGATGCACTTCTTGTTGAACAATGCACCGTGGACACGGACACCACAACTGGGCAGAGTGTACCAGCTGCCATTG gAACAATCCCCGAGGAGACTGTGGAGGACATCAAGg TCCGAACATGCTTTGTCAGTGACCTGCAGAGAGGACTTAAGATCCAGGAAGCCAAATTTAACCTGGATGGTACAGCTGAG cgtccagctcctcctccagatgTGGATTACCCTCTGGATGGGGAGAAAATCCTGCACGTAAAAGGATCAATCAG GGACTCTGTGATGGAGATCCTGTTTGAACAGGACAACGAAGAGAAGAGTGTGGCCTCTCTGATACTTGATGCTCTGGTCAAG TGCCCCATTGACGCACGCAAAGTGCTCTCTGAGAACCTAGTGGTGATCGGAGGGACCGCCATGCTGCCTGGTTTCATGCACCGCCTGCTGGCTGAGTTACGCCTCCTGGTGGAGAAACCCAAGTACAGCGACGTGCTGGCCAGCAAAAGCCTGCGTATACACGCTCCACCTGCCAAGCCCAACTGCACCGCCTGGCTCGGAG GGGCCATCTTCGGTGCGCTGCAAGACATCCTGGGCAGCAGGTCGGTGTCTCGAGATTACTACAACCAGACAGGACGCATCCCTGACTGGTGCTGCCtgagctctcctcctcctgaatcTCTCTACGAGGCAGGAAAGACCCCTCCTCCACTCATGAAGAGAGCTTTCTCCACAGAGAAGTAG
- the LOC109982914 gene encoding vascular endothelial growth factor A isoform X2, translating into MQTFIGVPHLLLVLLVLHGIPAQISQPPEEGHSKLMGFQEVWARSLCRPMEQLVDVEQEYPGELEYIYMPACVPLWRCAGCCGDENLECQALLERNITLQVMRLHPMISMHHVELTFVEHQTCECRARQKLQNDKSSESIKNRPRRRKHKKTANGCGKCQFPQNKINLH; encoded by the exons ATGCAAACTTTCATCGGAGTCCCACATCTCTTATTGGTGCTATTAGTGCTGCATGGGATACCTGCGCAG atttCACAACCTCCGGAAGAAGGCCACTCCAAAT TGATGGGGTTCCAGGAGGTGTGGGCGAGGAGCTTGTGTCGGCCCATGGAGCAGTTGGTGGATGTGGAGCAGGAGTACCCTGGAGAGTTGGAGTACATCTACATGCCTGCTTGTGTCCCACTTTGGCGATGCGCTGGCTGCTGTGGGGATGAAAACCTGGAGTGCCAGGCTTTACTTGAACGCAACATCACTCTGCAG GTAATGAGGCTTCATCCCATGATCTCTATGCACCACGTAGAGCTCACATTTGTGGAGCACCAGACATGTGAATGCAG AGCCCGCCAGAAACTTCAAAATGATAAAAG CAGTGAGTCTATAAAGAACAGACCTCGGAGGAGGAAACACAAGAAGACAGCAAACGGCTGTGGCAA GTGCCAGTTCCCGCAAAACAAGATCAATCTTCATTGA
- the cipcb gene encoding CLOCK-interacting pacemaker, which translates to MSTKRKAEIHMRAANRPRTMKSVNSRADSERDSGFSDASSEHTSTMDTTDPEDSPRTAVQQGSQKSGSAPQPSQLTVVGGSYSNLSPMIIMNNVVLKQPGDNPPALKPWRFSPTVEVVQPVVQQPQVVFLQPVVSRQASPASKDTSSRHRRPKKYLPILKSYPKIAPHPGDSSSSSGRGTASSSSSSSSTSSTSSESKRSSSSASTPREHCHREKQLKSLCAAVTNSGSTTPSLPASPSPMSPLLQSRLSLNTAETSASSSPATERPSSVISQCEFTSYPSFSQSTGSTNKTLPVPLEGNQENSSSGEGEGEGEVDTKRKRFCNTYNILSNSGLLDIALRTKELHRQNRRTQSDIDQLKEYTDLFLQAAWSDDTSICLKLQARLQEDEEREKEKERAAQTSLKAD; encoded by the exons ATGAGCACCAAGAGGAAGGCAGAGATTCACATGAGGGCAGCAAACAGACCTCGCACCATGAAGTCTGTAAACTCCAGGGCTGATTCAGAGAGAGACTCTGGTTTCTCAG ATGCTAGCTCAGAACACACAAGCACTATGGACACAACAGACCCAGAGGATTCACCCCGCACTGCTGTACAGCAGGGATCACAGAAGTCTGGTTCGGCCCCCCAGCCCTCTCAGCTAACTGTGGTGGGAGGCTCCTACTCTAACCTCTCACCTATGATCATCATGAACAACGTTGTCCTGAAGCAG CCTGGAGATAATCCTCCAGCTCTGAAACCCTGGCGTTTCAGTCCCACAGTGGAGGTGGTTCAGCCCGTGGTCCAGCAGCCTCAGGTGGTCTTTCTCCAGCCTGTGGTCTCTCGTCAGGCTTCCCCCGCCTCCAAAGATACCTCCTCCAGACACAGACGTCCTAAGAAGTATCTTCCAATCCTTAAATCCTACCCGAAGATTGCTCCTCATCCTGGAGACAGCTCCAGTTCTTCAGGAAGAGGGACTgcttcctcatcttcctcatcttcctccacctcctccacttCATCAGAGtcaaaaagaagcagcagttCAGCCTCCACCCCCCGGGAACACTGTCATAGAGAGAAACAGCTGAAAAGtctgtgtgctgctgtaacTAATTCCGGCTCGACCACTCCCAGTCTTCCTGCGAGTCCTAGCCCCATGTCTCCTTTGCTTCAGAGCCGACTTTCTCTCAACACAGCGGAAACCAGCGCCAGCAGCAGCCCTGCAACGGAGAGACCTTCATCAGTTATCAGCCAGTGTGAGTTTACCTCCTACCCATCTTTCAGTCAATCCACAGGCTCCACAAACAAGACTCTGCCTGTGCCTTTGGAGGGCAACCAAGAGAACAGTTCATCAGGAGAAGGTGAAGGTGAAGGTGAAGTTGATACAAAGAGGAAGCGCTTCTGCAACACCTATAACATCCTGAGCAATTCCGGCCTGCTAGACATTGCACTCCGTACCAAGGAGCTCCACCGGCAAAACCGACGCACCCAGAGCGACATAGACCAGCTGAAGGAGTACACAGACCTCTTCCTTCAGGCTGCATGGAGTGATGATACCAGCATCTGTTTAAAACTGCAGGCCCGCCTTCAGGAGGACGAGGaacgagagaaagagaaggagagagctGCTCAGACCAGCTTAAAGGCAGATTAG
- the LOC109982914 gene encoding vascular endothelial growth factor A isoform X1, translated as MQTFIGVPHLLLVLLVLHGIPAQISQPPEEGHSKLMGFQEVWARSLCRPMEQLVDVEQEYPGELEYIYMPACVPLWRCAGCCGDENLECQALLERNITLQVMRLHPMISMHHVELTFVEHQTCECRARQKLQNDKSSSESIKNRPRRRKHKKTANGCGKCQFPQNKINLH; from the exons ATGCAAACTTTCATCGGAGTCCCACATCTCTTATTGGTGCTATTAGTGCTGCATGGGATACCTGCGCAG atttCACAACCTCCGGAAGAAGGCCACTCCAAAT TGATGGGGTTCCAGGAGGTGTGGGCGAGGAGCTTGTGTCGGCCCATGGAGCAGTTGGTGGATGTGGAGCAGGAGTACCCTGGAGAGTTGGAGTACATCTACATGCCTGCTTGTGTCCCACTTTGGCGATGCGCTGGCTGCTGTGGGGATGAAAACCTGGAGTGCCAGGCTTTACTTGAACGCAACATCACTCTGCAG GTAATGAGGCTTCATCCCATGATCTCTATGCACCACGTAGAGCTCACATTTGTGGAGCACCAGACATGTGAATGCAG AGCCCGCCAGAAACTTCAAAATGATAAAAG CAGCAGTGAGTCTATAAAGAACAGACCTCGGAGGAGGAAACACAAGAAGACAGCAAACGGCTGTGGCAA GTGCCAGTTCCCGCAAAACAAGATCAATCTTCATTGA